One Apostichopus japonicus isolate 1M-3 chromosome 14, ASM3797524v1, whole genome shotgun sequence genomic window carries:
- the LOC139979652 gene encoding bombesin receptor subtype-3-like, producing the protein MSSSYNFTVGSDDYGYDSISSYTFSGSDRPDVYQRSKLSATIYNIALVVILVFGVIANTAVLSLVAFVRELRGSSNVFISMLCASNILMLVTIIPLDLVDQDSFKLPPAIANLKHYILLYCCTLSVLSLVMLSFERWCAVVRPTWHNVIGIGWKVGTVFILGALLALPYAFTYDRSGGIRAKDFRDFLAYYGFVVLYVVPLAIIFCMYVFVAITLCKQSKPIKESVKRNKKARAGRTRIARVVICLAICFAVCWLPFHLLVIFAMFDESHDKPSDATVLLLHWRTCFQMFNTCCDPLSIFLMGSRFRRHLLSGISRIFHVPLNLRTTLGRSRRDPSTSATMVQMK; encoded by the coding sequence ATGTCGTCGTCCTACAATTTTACAGTTGGATCTGACGATTACGGTTACGATAGTATTAGTAGTTATACTTTCAGTGGCTCTGATCGGCCTGACGTGTATCAACGCTCCAAATTGTCTGCTACCATATACAATATTGCCCTCGTAGTCATTCTCGTGTTCGGGGTGATAGCAAACACAGCCGTACTTTCACTAGTAGCTTTCGTTCGAGAGCTTCGTGGTTCCTCTAATGTGTTTATTTCAATGCTTTGTGCATCCAACATTCTTATGTTGGTAACCATTATCCCCCTAGACTTAGTGGACCAGGACTCATTTAAACTACCTCCCGCAATTGCTAATTTAAAGCATTACATATTACTCTACTGTTGTACACTCTCCGTATTATCATTGGTAATGTTAAGTTTTGAACGATGGTGTGCTGTAGTCAGACCAACATGGCATAATGTGATAGGGATTGGCTGGAAAGTCGGGACTGTATTTATTCTGGGGGCTTTGCTAGCACTACCGTACGCATTTACATATGATCGGTCAGGAGGAATCAGGGCAAAGGACTTCAGAGATTTCTTAGCCTATTACGGTTTCGTGGTCCTGTATGTAGTGCCTCTGGCCATTATTTTCTGCATGTACGTCTTCGTGGCAATAACTCTTTGCAAGCAAAGTAAGCCAATCAAAGAATCTGTGAAGCGTAACAAAAAAGCACGAGCTGGGCGAACCAGGATAGCAAGAGTGGTAATATGCCTGGCGATATGTTTTGCTGTGTGCTGGCTGCCTTTCCATCTTCTGGTTATATTTGCGATGTTTGACGAAAGTCATGATAAACCGAGTGATGCTACAGTACTACTGTTACACTGGCGCACGTGCTTCCAAATGTTTAACACGTGTTGCGATCCATTGTCAATCTTTCTGATGGGATCTCGTTTTCGAAGACATCTTCTTTCCGGCATATCGCGCATATTTCATGTACCGCTGAACTTACGTACGACACTAGGACGTTCAAGACGAGATCCCAGTACGTCGGCTACGATGGTTCAGATGAAATGA